Sequence from the Thermus thermophilus HB8 genome:
AGGGCCAGCCTTCGGGGTTGGGAGCCTCCATGGCCCAGGCCAGGGCTTGGGCCGCCACCTCGGGCTCGTCCAGGGGAAGGAGGACCAGGCGGTAGGTGGGGGGAAGCTCCCGGAGGAGGTCCGCCTCCAGGAGGTATTGCATCAGGACCCCGTCCAGCTCCGCCAGCCTTTCTGCAGGGTTCACCATCCTTCCCTCCCTTGGGCCTTTGCGGCCCGGTAAGCCTCAATGTACTCCTCGGCCTTCAAGGAGAGCTCCCTCTCCGCCACCCTCGCTGCCTCGCCGGGGTCCTCAGGAAGGTCCACGGGCTCATGGGAGGCGATGCGGGAAGCCCACCGGAAGAACGGCTTCTTGGACGAACTGGCAAAGCGGTGGGACCGACTGATTGAGAAGTCGCCCCCGGTCCCCTCTCCCCAGGGGCTTTCTCCCCAGTCCCTGGGCGGGGATCCCAAGCCCCTGGACCTCGCCACGGAGTTCTTCCGGGACCAGGTGAGCCCACAGGCCACCCTTCCGGGACAGTGCCTCTCCTGGTTCCTGTGGGCGTGCACCGCCTACCGGAACGCGGGGTACGTGTCTTTTACCGCCAGCACGAACACTTTGCCAGGCGACTTCGGGAACCAGCAAAACATTTCGTACCCTTGGTATTGGAGAGGAACTCCTAAGCAGGTCTACACCAACCCCCTCAACGCCCCTTCCAGAGCGACCCCAACAACACCTGGGGAGCCTGGGACCTGATCCAGGCGTACGCTTGGGACATGGGCCAAAACCACGCCATCGGTTGCGGCCCGGTATCCGTGCTCCGGATCTTGGAAGTCTACCGCCAGCGGGGCCTGGAGGGGATTCCCTGGGACATCACCCTGAGGCTCCCCAAGGACGACCTCAGCTTCTCGGGGTACTCCGTCACGGTGCCGGGGAGCGCAAGGATCCCCTCAGGTCTTCCCCAGTGGGCCCAGCTGGCCCTCTGGCCGGTGAAACTCACCACCCAGAACGGGAAGAACATCTACAACGCCTGGATCTCCCAGGCCCTGAACGGCAAGCAGGCTGGACTGGACCAGGCGGTCCTGCCCAAGGACTACGCCCCGGGGGCTAACCGCTGGCTGGCGGACAACGGCCTGCCGGTGCGGGTGACGGGGGCCTACCTGCGCGACTTCGACGCCTCCTTCCTCCTGAACCCCTACATCCCCATCACCGGCCCCATCGCCTGGGTGAGCTACACCCAGTACACCTGGACCACCAACGGGCTGCTCAAGGACACCATCGGGAATAGGGATCTTCCGGCGGTGGTTCTCTACGACAGCGCACAGATACGTAGCGGGTCGTCCTACTACCTCCACTACGCCCCGGCCTACCGCTACCGGGTGGTGGAG
This genomic interval carries:
- a CDS encoding DUF5647 family protein; its protein translation is MVNPAERLAELDGVLMQYLLEADLLRELPPTYRLVLLPLDEPEVAAQALAWAMEAPNPEGWPSVYALFLQGRPIRLLLLGKEVEVAPRAA
- the fliC gene encoding flagellin FliC, with amino-acid sequence MLRILEVYRQRGLEGIPWDITLRLPKDDLSFSGYSVTVPGSARIPSGLPQWAQLALWPVKLTTQNGKNIYNAWISQALNGKQAGLDQAVLPKDYAPGANRWLADNGLPVRVTGAYLRDFDASFLLNPYIPITGPIAWVSYTQYTWTTNGLLKDTIGNRDLPAVVLYDSAQIRSGSSYYLHYAPAYRYRVVEYWDWSANFATVDNGKEGLSPRPFGPIEIYLSDYYDLSNGVWRISR